From the Syntrophales bacterium genome, one window contains:
- a CDS encoding MBL fold metallo-hydrolase: MDILQALVMLMAIAAPAAAGESGNLETDVIQTATGDLSITFIGHSSLYFTFNGKVIYNDPVGKAEDYKRLPKADVILVSHDHFDHFDPNTIKLISTEKTKIVLTEPCFLKLGRGEVLKNGDTTTIDGLTIEAVPAYNFLHTRAPGQPFHPKGSGNGYIVTFGDKRVYIAGDTENIKEMGSFGKIDVAFLPMNLPYTMTPEMVAAAARILSPAILYPYHYGETDTSRIVFLLKADKGIEVRIRRMP, translated from the coding sequence ATGGACATATTGCAAGCGCTTGTTATGTTGATGGCGATAGCTGCCCCGGCTGCCGCCGGTGAATCTGGCAATCTGGAGACCGACGTTATTCAAACCGCGACAGGGGATTTAAGCATCACCTTTATTGGCCACTCTTCCCTGTATTTCACGTTCAACGGCAAGGTGATTTACAATGATCCCGTGGGAAAAGCAGAAGACTATAAAAGGCTTCCCAAGGCGGATGTAATACTTGTGTCTCACGATCATTTCGATCATTTTGATCCAAACACGATTAAGCTTATAAGTACAGAAAAAACAAAGATTGTTTTGACCGAACCCTGTTTCCTGAAACTCGGGCGAGGGGAAGTTCTGAAAAACGGCGACACGACAACCATAGACGGCCTGACGATCGAGGCTGTTCCCGCCTATAACTTTCTCCACACGCGCGCCCCCGGCCAGCCTTTTCATCCGAAGGGGAGCGGCAACGGCTATATTGTAACATTCGGAGATAAAAGGGTTTATATAGCGGGAGACACAGAGAACATAAAAGAGATGGGGTCGTTTGGTAAAATAGACGTTGCCTTTTTGCCCATGAATTTGCCTTACACGATGACGCCGGAAATGGTTGCGGCGGCCGCCCGAATCCTGAGCCCGGCCATTCTCTACCCCTATCACTACGGAGAAACCGACACCAGCCGGATCGTCTTTCTCCTCAAAGCCGACAAGGGGATAGAAGTCCGAATACGCCGGATGCCTTAG
- a CDS encoding endonuclease III domain-containing protein → MLRLKLRNELVDIYKRLEERFGDLHWWPADDPFEVMVGAILTQNTAWTNVEKAIAALKEHGLLIADGILQIQEAELATLIRPSGYYNLKAAKLKTFVRFFTACYSGSVEEMQKEELPVLRNKLLNVWGIGRETADSILLYACEKPAFVIDAYTRRILFRHKLISEKLGYEEIQTLFMKNLPHEVPLFKQYHALIVNAGKNFCRKTPNCRGCPLGALKEID, encoded by the coding sequence ATGTTGCGGCTGAAACTCCGGAATGAGCTTGTTGATATCTATAAACGGCTGGAGGAACGCTTCGGTGATCTTCACTGGTGGCCGGCGGACGACCCCTTTGAGGTTATGGTTGGGGCTATTCTTACCCAAAACACCGCCTGGACGAACGTTGAGAAGGCGATCGCCGCGTTAAAAGAACACGGCCTTCTTATCGCCGATGGAATACTGCAAATTCAAGAAGCAGAACTGGCAACGCTGATCCGTCCTTCCGGCTACTATAACCTCAAAGCAGCCAAGCTGAAGACCTTTGTAAGGTTTTTCACGGCGTGTTATTCCGGAAGCGTTGAGGAGATGCAAAAAGAGGAGCTGCCTGTCCTGCGAAACAAGCTCCTGAATGTGTGGGGCATCGGCCGGGAGACGGCGGACAGCATTCTTCTGTACGCCTGCGAAAAACCGGCCTTCGTGATTGACGCCTACACGAGAAGAATCCTGTTTCGTCATAAGTTGATCAGTGAAAAACTGGGATATGAGGAAATACAAACCCTGTTTATGAAGAACCTCCCCCATGAAGTGCCGCTGTTTAAGCAGTATCACGCGTTAATCGTCAACGCCGGGAAAAATTTCTGTCGCAAGACGCCGAATTGCCGCGGCTGTCCGCTCGGCGCTTTAAAAGAAATCGATTGA
- a CDS encoding CehA/McbA family metallohydrolase — translation MNLQDYAGVIHLHSQYSFDGRTPVPEILGAARANKIDFLLLTDHSTMQARTDGFEGWRDGVLLVVGEEIAPRFNHYLAFGHDRAVDCAEKEPDLPPQIYIDRVKAQGGFGFIAHPDHSGTPLFHVKHYPWQAWSVTGYSGIGIWDFMTDWQNSLTGYLRAILSYAFPAFFLCGPCPTTLERWDSLTTEQAVVGIGELDNHDTRKRLWRFTLSVFPFSRVFNLLRTHILTERPLTGNSQNDIGEVLRSLKTGHCYVSLDYFYPARGFSMTINDGQSEATIGDRFLLQDTAQLQVSFPRPAKIRLIHNGRLIQETVGEELSYIVRNPGVYRIEAYLKAWGRYRPWVFANPLYVVAQ, via the coding sequence ATGAATTTGCAAGATTATGCCGGGGTTATCCATTTACACTCGCAATATTCCTTCGACGGGCGCACGCCGGTCCCGGAAATACTCGGCGCGGCGCGGGCAAATAAAATAGATTTTCTACTGCTTACCGATCATTCAACTATGCAGGCTCGGACAGATGGTTTTGAAGGATGGCGTGACGGTGTGCTGCTCGTAGTAGGTGAGGAAATAGCACCGCGTTTCAACCACTATCTGGCTTTTGGCCACGACAGGGCGGTTGATTGCGCAGAAAAAGAACCGGACCTGCCGCCTCAAATCTATATTGACCGAGTGAAAGCCCAAGGCGGTTTTGGCTTTATCGCCCATCCTGACCACTCGGGGACACCATTGTTTCATGTGAAACATTACCCCTGGCAAGCGTGGTCGGTAACGGGCTATAGTGGCATCGGCATCTGGGATTTTATGACGGACTGGCAAAACAGCCTTACTGGATATCTGCGGGCAATCTTGAGCTACGCTTTTCCGGCATTTTTTCTTTGCGGCCCCTGCCCGACCACTCTTGAGCGATGGGACTCTCTGACAACGGAGCAAGCCGTTGTCGGCATTGGCGAACTGGACAATCACGACACCCGAAAGCGCTTATGGCGATTTACCCTTTCGGTGTTTCCGTTTTCCCGGGTCTTTAACCTGCTCCGAACACATATCCTGACCGAGCGGCCGCTGACCGGCAATAGTCAAAACGATATCGGGGAAGTGCTCCGTTCCCTGAAAACGGGGCATTGTTACGTTTCCCTCGACTATTTTTACCCAGCGAGGGGATTCTCCATGACTATTAACGATGGACAATCAGAGGCTACGATTGGGGATCGTTTTCTCCTTCAAGATACCGCCCAATTACAGGTTTCCTTTCCTCGCCCGGCCAAGATAAGGCTGATCCACAACGGCCGATTGATTCAGGAAACGGTGGGAGAGGAGCTGTCATATATAGTTCGCAACCCGGGCGTTTATCGGATAGAAGCATATCTGAAAGCCTGGGGGCGCTATCGTCCCTGGGTGTTCGCCAATCCGCTCTATGTAGTTGCCCAATAA